The following is a genomic window from Polaribacter atrinae.
TGTTAATAATGCTTTTTCAACATCTTCTTTTAAAGAGAAATCACTGTTTTTTAACTGAGAATTAAAAGTTGTTTCTATCGTTTTTAATTTTTCTTTTAAAATCTCTTGTGCTTTACTATTTTCTAATTTTAAAGCTTCTTGCTTATTTTTTAAATCTAAAAGTTCTTGCTGTTGTTTTTTTGATGCTTCAACTTTTTTAGATAAACCATTTCTAACGGTTTGTAATTGCGTTCGTTTGTTTTCTACAGAAATTGCTATAGGTAAAATTGCTACACGTTCTTTTTTTAGTAAATCAATTTTGGTGTTAGATTTTTTAATTGATGTGAAGTGTTCTTTTTGAGTTTTAAGTAGTGTTTCTTGTTGTTTTTTAGTGTTTTCTAACTTAGAGTTGGTTAGTTTTATATTTGCTCTTAATTGCTCTAAGTTTTTCTCTTTTTTATTGAATTTAAGAATAGAACCTTTTAAGTTTTCTATAAATGAATGGCTGTTTTCTATAGAAGGTAATTCCAAATTAAACTTTATCAATTTTGTTTTTAAACTAGTTTCTAGTTGAATAACAGTTGCCTTTAATTGCTCAATTAATTTATTCTTTTCTTCAATTTCTGTAGTTGCATTTTTATTCTTTTCTGTAAGTGTGGCAACCCCGGTTTGAATTTGATTTAAATATTGACTTTGTTTTTTTAGATTATCTTCTAATTTGTTTTTGACTTCCTGTAATTCTTGCGCTATTTTTATACGTTTATCTAAAGCTAAAATTTGTTCGGTTATGTTTTTAAACTCCGTTTCAATTTTTATAGAATTTGTTAAATCACAATTAAGCTCTAATTGATTGGCATTTAATTGGAGTACTTTTAATTCTTCATTTATAATAGCATCTCTCTTAATTAAAGAGTTTATCTCAGTCTTTAAGGCAACTTCATTTTTTTCTAATTCGGTTTTAGAGAGATTAAATAATTGAAGCTTTTCCTTTCTTTGTTGCAATTCTAGTTCAGATTTAGAAACACCAATAGAAACTAAATGTTCTGTAAAAGGATGTACTGTAGAACCACATAAGCCACAAGGTTCTCCCTCAATTAAATTTTTACGATCACTTTCATATTTAGAAATACTTTTTTCTAAATTTAAAATTTTATCGGCATCAGAAACTGCTTTTTCTTGTGTTTCAATTTTTTTATTTATAGCAGTAATTTGCTTTTTATTTTCTTCTGTTTTAATAGAAAATGTTTTTTTATTTTCTGCTAAGTTGGTTTGTTCTTTTTTTAATTTAATTAGTTGTTCAGAAAATTGTTTAAACTGTTTCCAATTAGTTTCTTTAGCAGCTAATTTTGTTTTTTCGGCTAATAAATTAGATAAATTATTTTTAGTTAATTCTAAAGTAACCTCTGTAAGCTCTTTTTCTGTTTTTTTGAATTCAGTATTTTTAGCTTCAAGAATTTTATTGCCTTCGTTTAATCTGTTTTTAGTTTTTTCAATTTCTTCCTTTTTAAGAATCACAAAAGCAGCAGCGTCTTTTAAGGTTTCTTTTTTATTCTTTAAAGAAGCAATTTCACTGGTCCAATTTGATATTTCTAAATCTACTTCTTTTAAAAACTGATTTTCTAAAACATAAGATTCATCAACTTTAATTGCAGATGTTGTAGTAGCTAAAATCTTATTTAACTGAATTTCTTCTGTATTTAAAAGGTGAATTTCTTTGGTTTGTTTTTCTAAATCTAGTTCAATTTTTTGTTTGTTATCAACTTCATTTTTAATTTTACTATCTAGGTTTGTAATTTTATCAAACTTAGGCAACCAATTAGCAAAATCTTTGTCGGCAGTTTCTAACGCTTCGGTTTCTTTAGCAAAAAGTAGCGTTAATTTTTCAATTTCTGGTTTTAATGTTTTTAATTGATTTTCTAAAGCTTCTAATTGTTTCGATTTTTCTGAAGCTTCTAAGGTTGTTCTCTTTAAATTCTGAAGGACTTCTTTAAAAGGTGCAGCTTTTTCGTTTAAATCTAATAAGCCTAATTCTGCTTTATGCTTATCAATTAATAAGTTAATGTCTTTAGATTCTAATTCTAGTTGTGCAGTTTCTGTAAGTATTTTCTGATATTTAACATACCATTCTACAATTTCTTGAGTCGTTTTTATTTCGGCTTCAATCTTTATAATATTTGCATCTAAATCTTTGTCTTTTTGTAATAATTCTGCTTTAGCCTCTTCCGTTAATACATCATCTGCATTAATTTTAGATTGAATTTCTACTAATTTTTTTTCTTCTTTCGATTTTCGATCTAAAATACCTTGCCCAATTTTTTTATAAATCTGCTCGCCCGTAATCTGTTCTAATAAACGTCCTTTTTCAGGTCCTTTGGCAGTTAAAAAAGAAGCAAATTCACCTTGTGCCAACATTACAGAACGTAAAAACTGATTGTAATCTAATTGTGTAACCTGAATGATGTTTGCAATTAAGTCTCTTTTTTGAGTTGCTAAAATAGTATCTGTAGTTAAGTTTTTTAAACTAACTTCTTCTTTAGCATTTTTGTATTTTTTTCCTTTTTTATCGGCAATTCTAATTCCCCAAAAGGCTTCGTAAACGGTTAGGTCGTTTTGAAACGTAATTCTACTAAATGCATCATTGGCACCATGGCTTACAACGTCTAATAAAGTTCCTTTTGTACCATTAAAACGTGGCACATTATGATACAAAGCAATAGTTATGGCATCTAAAATAGTTGTTTTTCCTGCACCAGTAGAGCCTGTAATTGCATACAAACCAACATCTTTAAATTGTTCACTTTCAAAATCAATAACAGTGGGAGCGTCTGATTTTAATGAATTTATATTTTGTAATTCTATTTTTAAAATTTTCATAGGAAGCTGCCTTATTGGTTTTTAACGGATTGTAAAATTTCATTAAAAGCATCTTTAACTTCTGGGTTATTTTTTAAATCATATCCCATTTCTTCACACTTTAATTCAAAAACTTCCATTGGTAAGAGTTCTTTTATCGATTTTGTTTCTGCTAACAATTCTTCAATACCTTTGGTGTTTCGTTGTTTTTTTAAAGCAATTTTTAAAATTTCAAAAGGATATTGTTCTGCAGCATTTTTTAAATCGTCAGTATTTACTGTATTTGCTTCTTTAAGTGCAATTTCTACCCAAGGTGTTAAATTGTATTCGTTATCTGTTATCGTTGTAAATTGAGCAATACATGCATCAATGGTACCTTCTAGTTTATAAAAGTTTCTAAAATGCGGAATTATAGCATCTTCAATCGAACTAATTTTATTGTTTTCTATTGTTAAAACAATTATTTTTTTATCATATTTTAACTCACTAAAACTTAAAATATTGGGCGATCCAGAATACCGTATTTTATCATTATTACCAATTATTTGAGGCCTGTGTAAATGACCTAAAGCCACATAATCAAAATACGTAGGGAAATCTTGGGCACCAATATGACCTAAGGTTCCAACATAAATATTTTGTTCGCTATCACTAATAGAACCACCTGTTGCAAATAAATGGCCCATAGCAATTACAGGGGCATTACTTTTATTAATGGTTTCACATTGTTTTGCTGCGGAATTGTAATGGTTAATTAATGCTGTTTTGTATTTATCGGTTAATTCATCAAAAGTTTCGCCAGCAACTGCGCGTCTAATATCTCCATCTCGTAAATAAGGTACAGCTGCAATAATTACTTTTTCATTGTTGATTTCAATTTCAAAAACTTCATCTTTAATGTCTTCCGTAGCTTTACCAATCACTTTTATAGACAATGCACCTAATATCTGTTTTGGCGCATTTAGGGTTCCCGGAGAATCATGGTTTCCTCCGGTAATAATTATCGATTTACATGTGGTACCGTTCAATTTTACTAAAAAACTGTAATACATTTCTAAACTTTGATTCGATGGAGAACCGGTGTCAAAAACATCGCCAGAAATTAAAAGTACATCAATTTTTTGCTCAATAATGTAAGTTTCAATCCAATTTAAAAATAAAGATTGTTCTTCAAATTGAGATTGTTCGTGCAGTCGATGTCCTAAATGCCAATCGGCAGTGTGCAGTATTTTCATTTTCTTTTCAATTTTTAACTTTTCTAGTATATAGCATCCGTGTAAATTCTAGTTTTTAGATGGAATTTATAAGTAGATATCACAAGTAAAATACATAGAGCTAAAATACCTTTTTTGAGTGAAAAAAGCAGTAATCAAAAAGACCTTTTTATTCCGATTTATAAGTAGATTTTATAAAATAGGAGAGAAGTTGGGATAAAAAAATAAAGCTCAAATATACTATTTGAGCTTTATTCATGAAAAAGGGGGATTAAATTTTGTGTTTAGCTTTTTAGAGCTATTTTATTTACTTTTTATAGCTTCTATTATTTCTAAAGGAGCTTTATGTGGTCTTCCTGTAGCTTTTTCAAAATCAGAAGGTATGTTATTAGCACCGTTACGAATACCTTCATAAATACCAGCAATAACAGTTCCTAAGAAATCGCCTAATTCTTTTTTTCTTTCGGTTGCATATTCTTCAACAGAAACTCCGTTGTAAATAAGTTTTGTACCATACACTTGGTTTATGTAATCGGCTAATTGTGTTTGGGTAATCGGTGTGCCTACTAAATTGTAAATCTGTCCGTTATGTTTAGATTCTAAAAGCATTTTTGTGTAAGCATATCCTAATTCTCCTCTACTAGTATAGGTACATTTTCCATTTCCAGCACAATTTCTTATTTCTCCTTCTTTAACGTAGGTGTCTATGTATTCTAAATCTGGTTCTATATAAATTCCGTTTCTACCAATTACCCAATCTAATCCAGCGTTTTGCACATCTAGTTCTGTTTGTCTATTGCTTTGTACAATTGGGCTGAATGCGTTTTTTTCTGCATCGCCAACAATACTTGTATACACTATTTTTTTTACACCATTTGCTTTTGCTGCCTCAATAACATTTTTGTGTTGTTCAATTCTTTTTTGGGGTTCGTCCATTCCAGAAACTAAAAGTAAGGTAGTTACACCTTGCAATGCAGCATCAAAATGGTTACGATTATTGTAATCTCCTTTTCTAATTTCAATGTCTAAATGGGCTGCTTTTTCTGGAGTACGTGCTATTCCAATTACATTTTCTTTTCCTATTTCTTTAATGAGGTGTTTTGCGATAGACATTCCTAATTGTCCACTAACGGATGTAACTGCTATTTTCATACGATTAAATTTTAAATAGAATTAATGTATTGCAAAGGTGAGATTTCTAAAAATGAATTGGTAGGTAAATCTCTGATTAAAAATGGTAAAAGTGAGCAAGCTTATAAAGATGTTTTTACAGCTTCTTTAATTTGAATTTGTGCCATATCCAACAGTAAAGCATTTTTTTCTTTTGGTTTTAGAATAGATAATTCGGTACATGCCAAAACAACAGGGTAATTAGTGGTATACTTTTCTATTATAAGATGATATTTTTTAATCAATTCATCGGTTTCTGTTTCTGAATACACCTTTTTACGAACTTCATCTATAAACAATCGATCTTCTTTTAAAGGGAGTATTATTTGAATGTTATTAGCTTTAAAAATAGAACGGATATAGGATGACTCCAAAGTGTGTAAAGAGCCAAATAAAACAATTTTTATATATGGAGTTTGTTTTATTTTTAAGACCGTTACATGAACCGGATGGATAATTTTCGTGCTTATATTTAACCGATCAATAGTTTCGTGCAGTGTAATATTGGGTATTAACATATGCTCAATGTCTAATTTTTCTATTTCTAATATATAGTTATTGATAATGGTATCTAACTGTTGAGAAGTATTTGGTAAAAGTGGATTAATTGTATTAAAATTGGCGTTTAATAATTTAAAAGGACACGTGCTATAACCTCCTTTTTTTTCATTGTAAAGTTTATTTAATTGACGGATGTAAAAAGAAGTACTTCGGCTTCCAAGTCCTAATAAAGCAAGTGTTGTTGTATCCATTTTTTATGTTCTTTCTAAAATGTAATCAGCAAAATAAGCTTTGTGATCCATTATTTTATTTGAAATACTGAAATCTGTTTTTAAAATAATTTTCTCAATCAATACATCATTATATTTTCTAGAAATTTCTGTGTGAATTTTTTCTCCTGCTACAAATTCAAAAGTTTTTTTGATGACCGAAATAGTAACTTTTTGATCTATGGTACTTACTATATAACTTTTTGCAATACCTTCTTTTTCGTTATATTCTGGTTGATGTTTAAAATGATGTAAGTTAAAATCCCCATCCAATTCATTATTGATTCTTTCTAAAAGATTAAGGTTAAATTTTGCTGTAATTCCTTTACTATCATTATAAGCAGGCAGTACAATATTGTTGGCTTTAATTAAATCTACACCTAATAATAATTTATCCTTTGGTTGAAGGTTGTTACCTAAACTATAAATAAATTCTGCCGCCATTTCATCATCCATATTACCAATATTAGAACCAAGAAATAATATAACGATAGGTAGTTTTTTCTTTTTTAGTGAAGCTAAAATTTCAAAATAATCACCTTGTTGCGGTTTTACAGATACGTTTGGCAACTCTTTGTTTAAATCTTGTTTTAAAAGTGCTAAAGCATTGCCAGAAATATCAATAGGAAAATAATCAAACTTAAACTTTTGGGCATCCAATAATCGTAATAATTCTTTGGTTTTTAACCCATCACCAGCACCTAGTTCTATTAATTCAAAATAAGTGTTTGGGTTTAGATTAAGAGAATCTATAAGTTCTTGGGTTTTATTTTGAAAGATATCTAATTCACTACGAGTTAGATAATATTCTGGTAAATTCATAATTTCTACAAAAAGGGCATCTCCTTTTTTATCATAGAAATATTTTGAAGGAAGTGTTTTTGGGCTTGCATTTAAACCTTGTGATACTTCATTTTTAAAAGTTTCAATCATGTTATTTAGCTAATCTGATTCCTGTAAATTGCCAACGCTCTAAAGGGTTAAAAAAATTGCGGTAGGTTGCTCTAGAGTGATTTTTAGAAGTAGCAACAGAAGCACCCCTTAATACCATTTTATTACTCATAAACTTCCCATTATATTCGCCTACGGCACCATTTTCTTTTTTAAACTTAGGGTAAGGTAAATAAGCGCTGTTTGTCCATTCCCATCGTTTTCCCCAATCTAATTGTTGTGCAGCAATTTCCCATTCAAACTCTGTTGGTAATCTCATACCTTTCCATTCTGCAAAAGCATTGGCTTCGTAATAATTAATATGACTTAAAATAGCTTCTGTATCTACTTTCTGTAATCCAGAAAGTGTGTAATAATACCATTCATCTTCTATTTTATGCCAGTACATTGGCGCGTTAATTTGGTTGTTATTTACCCAAGACCAACCTTCGTCTAGCCACAAATTAAAATCAGCATAACCACCAGCTTCCATAAACTGAATGTAATCTCCATTGGTTACTAAATAATTATTTATTTCAAAATCATCAATATATACCTTGTGGACACCTAATTCATTATCGTAACAAAATTCGTTTCCTTGATAACCAATTTCATAAATGCCTCCATTTATGTTGCTGCTTTCTAAGTTTGTGTTTTTAACGTTTACTAGGTTAAAATCTTCATGTAAAACAGGAAAAATAGGGTTATGGCCAAACATATATTTCACATCCGTAATTAATAATTCTTGATGTTGTTGCTCATGGTTTAACCCAAGAATTACCAAGTCTATTATTTTTTTATCTGTTAAATCCCTTAAGAATTCTTGCATTTTTTCATCAACATAATCTCTATATGCAAAAATTTCATTTGTAGTAGGTCTAGACATATTGCCTCGGTTGGCTTGTAATACTCTATCGCCAACATTGTTGTAATAACTATTAAATAGAAAGTTGAAGTTAGAATTGAAATACGCGTAATTTTTTACATTAGGAATTAAAATAAACGTTTCAAAAAACCAAGTAGTATGCGCCAAATGCCATTTAGGAGGGCTCGCAAATTTTACCACCTGAATGGCAAAATCTTCTACCTGTAAATGTTTGCAAAAATCTAACGATTGCTGTCTTACTTGTTTATATGTTTGGCTAAGAGTCATTGTTTTTAGAATGCTTTATTAGTTTATTCCAATCCTTTTTTATCTGGATTCCAAA
Proteins encoded in this region:
- a CDS encoding AAA family ATPase: MKILKIELQNINSLKSDAPTVIDFESEQFKDVGLYAITGSTGAGKTTILDAITIALYHNVPRFNGTKGTLLDVVSHGANDAFSRITFQNDLTVYEAFWGIRIADKKGKKYKNAKEEVSLKNLTTDTILATQKRDLIANIIQVTQLDYNQFLRSVMLAQGEFASFLTAKGPEKGRLLEQITGEQIYKKIGQGILDRKSKEEKKLVEIQSKINADDVLTEEAKAELLQKDKDLDANIIKIEAEIKTTQEIVEWYVKYQKILTETAQLELESKDINLLIDKHKAELGLLDLNEKAAPFKEVLQNLKRTTLEASEKSKQLEALENQLKTLKPEIEKLTLLFAKETEALETADKDFANWLPKFDKITNLDSKIKNEVDNKQKIELDLEKQTKEIHLLNTEEIQLNKILATTTSAIKVDESYVLENQFLKEVDLEISNWTSEIASLKNKKETLKDAAAFVILKKEEIEKTKNRLNEGNKILEAKNTEFKKTEKELTEVTLELTKNNLSNLLAEKTKLAAKETNWKQFKQFSEQLIKLKKEQTNLAENKKTFSIKTEENKKQITAINKKIETQEKAVSDADKILNLEKSISKYESDRKNLIEGEPCGLCGSTVHPFTEHLVSIGVSKSELELQQRKEKLQLFNLSKTELEKNEVALKTEINSLIKRDAIINEELKVLQLNANQLELNCDLTNSIKIETEFKNITEQILALDKRIKIAQELQEVKNKLEDNLKKQSQYLNQIQTGVATLTEKNKNATTEIEEKNKLIEQLKATVIQLETSLKTKLIKFNLELPSIENSHSFIENLKGSILKFNKKEKNLEQLRANIKLTNSKLENTKKQQETLLKTQKEHFTSIKKSNTKIDLLKKERVAILPIAISVENKRTQLQTVRNGLSKKVEASKKQQQELLDLKNKQEALKLENSKAQEILKEKLKTIETTFNSQLKNSDFSLKEDVEKALLTEEQQAEYIKNKKLIEDKQLRLKTLQEANLKEKSTLIASKKFETTEAESKLTLSALKTKNSNVLTEKGKIVEAFRKDKEIRDRNQEVYKKIEAQAEICKVWKELFVIIGNSKDAFNVYVQRLTLKHLLDLANVHLYKLNKRYSLKMEDNYKPKEELNFNLIDHYQTDQARLVDTSSGGEKFIISLALALGLSDLASKNVKIDSLFIDEGFGTLDGNTLETVISTLETLQSQGKIIGIISHVENLKERIPTQIQITKKNNGVSVVAIL
- the sbcD gene encoding exonuclease subunit SbcD; its protein translation is MKILHTADWHLGHRLHEQSQFEEQSLFLNWIETYIIEQKIDVLLISGDVFDTGSPSNQSLEMYYSFLVKLNGTTCKSIIITGGNHDSPGTLNAPKQILGALSIKVIGKATEDIKDEVFEIEINNEKVIIAAVPYLRDGDIRRAVAGETFDELTDKYKTALINHYNSAAKQCETINKSNAPVIAMGHLFATGGSISDSEQNIYVGTLGHIGAQDFPTYFDYVALGHLHRPQIIGNNDKIRYSGSPNILSFSELKYDKKIIVLTIENNKISSIEDAIIPHFRNFYKLEGTIDACIAQFTTITDNEYNLTPWVEIALKEANTVNTDDLKNAAEQYPFEILKIALKKQRNTKGIEELLAETKSIKELLPMEVFELKCEEMGYDLKNNPEVKDAFNEILQSVKNQ
- a CDS encoding SDR family oxidoreductase, producing the protein MKIAVTSVSGQLGMSIAKHLIKEIGKENVIGIARTPEKAAHLDIEIRKGDYNNRNHFDAALQGVTTLLLVSGMDEPQKRIEQHKNVIEAAKANGVKKIVYTSIVGDAEKNAFSPIVQSNRQTELDVQNAGLDWVIGRNGIYIEPDLEYIDTYVKEGEIRNCAGNGKCTYTSRGELGYAYTKMLLESKHNGQIYNLVGTPITQTQLADYINQVYGTKLIYNGVSVEEYATERKKELGDFLGTVIAGIYEGIRNGANNIPSDFEKATGRPHKAPLEIIEAIKSK
- a CDS encoding aspartate/glutamate racemase family protein, translated to MDTTTLALLGLGSRSTSFYIRQLNKLYNEKKGGYSTCPFKLLNANFNTINPLLPNTSQQLDTIINNYILEIEKLDIEHMLIPNITLHETIDRLNISTKIIHPVHVTVLKIKQTPYIKIVLFGSLHTLESSYIRSIFKANNIQIILPLKEDRLFIDEVRKKVYSETETDELIKKYHLIIEKYTTNYPVVLACTELSILKPKEKNALLLDMAQIQIKEAVKTSL
- a CDS encoding L-histidine N(alpha)-methyltransferase produces the protein MIETFKNEVSQGLNASPKTLPSKYFYDKKGDALFVEIMNLPEYYLTRSELDIFQNKTQELIDSLNLNPNTYFELIELGAGDGLKTKELLRLLDAQKFKFDYFPIDISGNALALLKQDLNKELPNVSVKPQQGDYFEILASLKKKKLPIVILFLGSNIGNMDDEMAAEFIYSLGNNLQPKDKLLLGVDLIKANNIVLPAYNDSKGITAKFNLNLLERINNELDGDFNLHHFKHQPEYNEKEGIAKSYIVSTIDQKVTISVIKKTFEFVAGEKIHTEISRKYNDVLIEKIILKTDFSISNKIMDHKAYFADYILERT
- the egtB gene encoding ergothioneine biosynthesis protein EgtB, coding for MTLSQTYKQVRQQSLDFCKHLQVEDFAIQVVKFASPPKWHLAHTTWFFETFILIPNVKNYAYFNSNFNFLFNSYYNNVGDRVLQANRGNMSRPTTNEIFAYRDYVDEKMQEFLRDLTDKKIIDLVILGLNHEQQHQELLITDVKYMFGHNPIFPVLHEDFNLVNVKNTNLESSNINGGIYEIGYQGNEFCYDNELGVHKVYIDDFEINNYLVTNGDYIQFMEAGGYADFNLWLDEGWSWVNNNQINAPMYWHKIEDEWYYYTLSGLQKVDTEAILSHINYYEANAFAEWKGMRLPTEFEWEIAAQQLDWGKRWEWTNSAYLPYPKFKKENGAVGEYNGKFMSNKMVLRGASVATSKNHSRATYRNFFNPLERWQFTGIRLAK